The nucleotide window TCTTGATTATTGATTAAGACATCATAATCAGTAGAAGTAAACTTCTGATTAAGCTCCAATGGAGAACCAGTAGGTTTAGCTCCTCCAAGCCCCATTTCAGCAATCAATTCCAAGGCATACTTCCTTTGATTCATGAATAATTCCCTCCCTTGATCTTGCAAACTCAATTCCCAAGAAAAAATTTGAGCtcaccaagatctttcatcttgAATTTGAGTTGTAGATCACTTCTAGTTTGCAAGATCGGGTTAGGATAGTTGCCTAAAACCAAGAGGTCATCTACATACACTAGCACAAGAACCATTTTAGTCTCCACCTTCTTAGTGAAGAGAGTAATCAAAATGACTCTAGGTGAAACCAAGCTGCAGTAGAGCATCAGTTAGCTTCTTGTTCCACTGCCTTGGAGCCTGTTTGAGGCCATACAACTTGTGAAGTCGACGGACTTTGCCAGACCCTCCCTGAGTAGAAAACCCCTTAGGAATTTCCATGTACACTTCTTTAACTAGATATCCTTGAAGAAATGCATTTTTTATATCCATTTGAAAGATTGGCCAATGCTTAGTTGCAACAACTACTATTACAGACCTAACTGTGACCATTTTGGCCACAAGAGAGAAAGTCTCTATGTAGTCCAAGCCTTCTTGTTGACTATATCCTTTAGCAACTAGTCTAGTTTTGTATCTCTCAACTACACCTGAAGTTCTGTATTTAACCTTGAACACTCATTTGCACCCAATGGGGGCTTTTCCTTCTGGAAGATTAATTATACTCCAAGTGTTATTCTCTTCTAGAGTAGTGATTTCAAACCTCATAGCTGCAATCCACTTGGGATTCTGAATAGATTCTTTGTAAGTTTTTAGCTCAATAATAGTTGAGTATGCAGAGAGAATAAAGCTGTATGCAGAGGAAATATTAGAGTAGCTGACATAGTTGGAAAGAGGATAGCAGCAATTAGACTTTCCTTGATACTGAACCACATAGTCCTTCATCCACAATGGTGGTTTAGAAACCCTTTGAGATTTTCTGCTAGGCTCAGGTGCTTCAGGAGGTAATACAGAAGGTGAGACATCAACAACCAGTTCTACAAGTGGAGTATTGAGGTGTACATCAGTAGCTGCATCTAGAATCTCCACAGAGATAGAAGCATCAGTAGAGTGCTCAATATCATTGTGCTCAGGAGAGATAGTAGTAGGAGTAGTGATAGTATCATATTGAAGATGCATTATCACTCTATTGTCAGAGATATCATAAGATGAGAATTCTAATATAGGCAATAGAGAGGATATAGGCAGGTCTGTATGTTTAAAGGGGTAAACATCCCTTTTAAAGACTGCATCCCTACTCACAATGAATTCCCTTGAAGtcaatgtatatattttgtagccCTTTTGAACCATTGAATAACCAAGGAGGATTGCTGGAATAGCTCTAGGAGCAAACTATATATTTTCCTCACTCTGACACATAAACTAGACACCCAAATACTCTCAAGTGAGCAATAGATGTAGGGGAACCATGCAGAGTTTCATAAGGGGTCTTGTCTTTGAGAGTGGAAGCAGGTACCCTATTTATGAGGTACACTGCTGTAGAGACACATTCTCCCCAAAACCTAAGAGGAACTGAGGCCTGAAACCTGAGTTCTCGAGCTACATTGAGTATATGTCTATTCCTTCTTTCAGCTACTTTATTTTGTTGTGGAGTATAGACACATGAACTTTAATGTATAATGCCTAGTGACTGAAGTAGATCTGTCATCTGAGTGGTGAAACATTCACAGCCATTATGTGTTCTTAGAACCTTAACAGTTGAAGAATTAATATTTTGTACCATTAGAAAGAAATTTCTGAGAACAACAATTGTAAAGAAGTTTCTGAGAACAACAATTGTCTTAGCCTTTGAAGGTAACAAAAAAATACAGGTGAATCTGGAATGATCGTCTTCTAAAGTTAAGAAGTACTTTTTCCCATCATAGGTAGGGATCCTATAGGGACCCCACACATCAACATGAATCATATCAAAATTTGAATGAGCAATTGAGGAGCTTATATGAAATGGTAGCCTTGTTTGCTTAGCCAAAGGGAACATAGTACAGTGCTTCTCAACATTCTCAAGATGCATAGATTGAAAAACACTTGCTTTCTTCATTACAGCTAAAGGTACATGACCTAATCTCCTATGTCACAGGGCTACAATTATTCTATTATTCTCTATGgtatttgtcacacctccttttttacccaCCCGAGGGTAtataggagtttttccaattaaagtgacattattcgaaatggaattatttaatttatcagagtcaccacttgggatagtttatttggtatcccaagtcaccggtttattttaaaataccaaatcgaggaaaattttattttttaaagtctgcgaaccagaaattctagataaggaattctgttaacctgggagaaggtgttaggcattcccggattccatggttctagcatggtcgcttagtGATTATAACTTGGATTAagttgtctaattacttattttttggacctatgtgcatttaccttttaactgcttttaatcacttgatttattcatAATTAAAGAATCGAGTTATGCGTACGTATACTCATTTCCTTTGGcacatcaaaaatcatgtcacgcgaacgtgtccgcaattaataacgctttgttgaTTTTATTACCaaaagtttggttgaagttgtgcgaacgcatccctcgagttactttttagaattaaatttgcaattatgttacacgaacgtatacataatcgcaatactaatctaaatcgagcctaaagcaaaTTACGATTATTTAGGGTTATTTTAATAATAGGTTAATATCCATATGAGGGCCATTGGTTATTTAACggaaaatggcacacctcaattttagAAGGCTTGTTTAATTAAAGTAACTAATTTGGACTTAAAATATATAACTGTACAGGATGGGCTTTTAATTATTCTGATAATGAGGTTTGGGGCAAGCAGTGGCCCATTTGGTTATCTAGCAAAGGATCAATCAATCCTTGCAACTGCGTTGGGCTCGAAATTTGGCCCAAAAAAATGAACTAAATTCAAAGGCCTTGACATGCCTGTTTTCTTTCCAAGAGCCGGCTCACATTGAGCTCGAATTAGGCGGCCCCGTTATAACCGTTTAGTAGCTGGGCCTATCTACCCTTTACATTCTACAGCCTACCCATTTTCCAAAATGAATTGCAGAAATGATTTCACTTTGTTTAGGAAAATCAGGAACAAAGTTTTTCAAAAATACAAATCCAAACTCAAAGATTAATTTCATTAACATGATTTGCAAGACCTAAAATACATACATTCATACTATATATGTACAAAAGAAGCTTTATAATCAAGCCAAACTATTGGGTGTAGTGCCCAGGCCCAATGGCCTAGGCCTAGGAGGGTTTGAACCCAACATTGCCCGCTAGATGAGTTCCATCATCGGAACTCGAAAGCTGGATGTAATTAAATCCCAAAGATATGGGCCTGAGTGCCTGCCAAGCCCAAAATTCTCAAAGCATAACCAATTCAATAttacaaaatcaaccatatccataTCTAACTACAACAGGTTTAAATATTACAATGATGTTAATTtctaaaataactaatttactatACAAAGAAGATGCCGAAATTCCAACCCCATCTGTCCCGAAATATAAACTTCAAAAATCTCCTATTGTTGATTAACTACAGATAGTGAGTTTTGATTTCAGCTATAACCCAATGAACCTAAACATGTATATTAGTGCTTCTTTCAACTTCCATTTGAACTCTAATCATTATTCAACAGACTCTTGGATGTGTATTGTCCACTTCTCTAATCAATCCCTGTGATTTACAAGGAGAAAAGCCACTGGACTTTCCCTTGTGCATCATATTGGCCATGAGCAGCACCCAATGAGTGAAACAACAAGTCGTAATCAATTATTACTATAGAATCAATGCTTAAAAATTGATTACCAAATTTTACAATATAAATTACTCTTCAATGGACACCATATCAGTCCAGATTTATGCATTTAATCTAAGATGGACAAACAAGATCACTAGTGAATCATAGAAAGAAATTGCAAGCAAGTATGATAGTCATATCAATAAGAACACATAGAAGAACACATATAACTTAGGCATGGTCATACATTTAGTGATTCAAACTCTCATTTTATATTCTAAGAAGATTTACATGGGAGTTTCACATACCTGAGTGCagaaaaataactaaaagacCAGCTAAAGGTCAGAAAATAATAGATTGAATTTTAGCAGTGATGACAGAAGCAGCCCAGAAAATGAATCAGAAAATTTTGAACCAAATGAGAATACTTTGAAACCAGACAACCAGCTCAAGGAAACAAGAAAACCTTCCATTTCAAGCCATATTTTGCAACTTGTGAAGAATCAAAAAATGAgaagttttgaaattttttgcaAGTTTTCTGGAATCTGAACTTTTTCAGAAAGAAAATGGAACTTTTATGCAATAAAATAATGCTCAATGTCTGTGTGTGTGAGTGAATGTTTTTCCCTTTTATAAAGTGCACAAAAATGGCATCAAAAGGGAATATCTGACCTAAATTCCTAAATTTTAAAATAGTACAGCATCTTTTGACTGTTGTATGTCCTTTTTCTCTTATCCACTATCAGCATTTGCTAAGGATAGGGACAGCTGTTCTAAGTGCTAGAACTTTCTGATTTTAGCCTAAGTAAAAATCCAATTTTACCCTTTAAGTTACTGCCTATTTCAGCTCTATCCTAAACTTTTAGGTTCAATTGAGTCCCTAAAGTTTCTATTGATctacacactaaggcaaacataAACAAATGGAGCTAATATCAGTAATTGAATCAAAACAACCGACAAGGCTAACTTAAGCAAATTAAAACATAAACCTAACCTCTAAAATGAACCAAAACTTCACAATGCTTTTCAGATTATCAATTTTTTAAATGAGCATAAGCAGACGGGTTTAAACAAACGAACAAACAAATTGAATAATACTGAACCTAAGCTAATTATGCATTAAAcaactatatatataaaaaaactaaGCATGCAATTTCAGTATACTAGAAGATGATTCCAAACAAATAACACaacaaacaacaaaaacaaaatcaaaaaaaagaaattaataacTAATCGACAGCAAAAATGAggttatttcaagatttaaactaCACGAGTCACCAATTGAAACCGGGTTAATTAAACCCCTAAGAAACTAATTTTTTAAGCAAGTTCAAAGATTGAAACAGGGACACTTCTAACAATGAAGAAAAAATAGATTCTTATACGGTGGAATTTTAAAATATGCTGACTAAACTAATCATCAGATGCAAAGACAAATACACAACACAATTCTGGCCAGGAAGCAAAAACAAACCTAAAATATATAACTGAACATAAAGAAAGGAGATGAAGAGGATTCTCAAAAAGGGAAAAGTAAAACAGGAAGGCAACGAGATTTACCtaaaaagaaaatcgaagaaagGTCTTCAAGCAGCACTGGGTTGATGCAGGGGTCCAAATCTCTCCGAAATGAACCAGAATTGATGCTAATCAGTTGTTCTTGCCAAGAATAATTGACTAGCATGCATTCCGGCTAATTCGAGCCTTGAAACTGAGTAGGCTAGGGTTTTCTAGCTTTTCATAGATCTGaaattgtgggggggggggggtgtttggcAAGTATATTTGGGGAATCACGGGTAAGACAGTGATAAGGGGAAGGTGAGGActgtggggtgtgattttggggtaaTTTGGAGGAGTTAAGGTTTTTGGTTTGAATCTTAGATTCGAGATTCGAGCCATTCGGTGGGGATTTGGGAAaaattaattggggatataagATGAGGAGTGGACGAGGATTCTATGGTGTAAAAATAGTGGTGTTTGGAGCACCGGAACCGCCAACGGGTGGTTTGTGGCGGAGGCGGCATGGGatcgagggcggctagggtttggtctGTGTATGAGGAAGGAGACAGAAGTGAAAGGGATTCGATGGGGGATGGGGGCTCTGTGTTCGGATAGTAATATAGTTAATGCAAGGTCAGTTCCCAGCCGTTAGATCTAAgatgatcaacggctaggattaaaAAAGGGGGGATACGGGGCCGTTTTAGGAGAATGGGAGTTGGACCGGGTGCGTTTGGTTTTGGGCTTAGCTTGTGGGTAATTGGCAACGGATTTGGGTCAGCTTTAGGTGTAAAGTTAGcccaatttcaaaaataaaaacctccttttcaattctttcttttaattctaatttattttcttttttcgtttaattaaaaatcctaaaattgaaatcctaaattatctaaaaaaatgtgaaattaaactaattaactaattacaaaaattataaaagctGCTTAATCccaaattaaaagagaaaaattaataacctaaatataaaaggaaaagtgtaaaaatgaagcattttttgtgattttcattttataaaacaaataattactgattaatcctaaaaatgtaaaaataaagcctaaatgcaatgcatgatatttttggtattttttcatgatctaaataaaaattaaacatgcacaaaaatgtaaacaattaataaaattctatagaaattcctaaaaatggcaaataattaagaaaaaatatattttcttggattctgtaggagtaattcatatagggcaaaaatcacatgctcacagctgcccctctttgcttggaaacacgaagggttttcgggcaaagataaaatgagcaattacgagggatttttgcccgttcgaaactccatgagaagcatcttttgaaaaagtctgaccgaaccttgcttcggaggttgcctacatatcattggctataaaggaatcaggtcagtgtagttctggaagttttggtagctgggactaccggaaaactgtgatttcactgttgttgctgttgtttctacttgctgagctccttattacaccgaaataaaagatgaaaatctaaactagctaagcctatcaactacgagttacaagattcctatctataaaccttctgaagcttgatattgagtcttggatggttcttcctacagactctgatctgaatcttgatgctcgttaactacaaccgctggttcattcttctttagctttcggatcaaggcgggacgtgcgaagcttgtgacttcaatcaaattttgtgtAGTCTGCTacttttctccgcttctacacttagagttcaacttcttttcttgtttcttcttttcttttatttgggttgagactCCTTATTTTGGTCATCTCAATCTTGTGCCTCATAGTGAAAACCTGTTTAGGCACCAAAgtaaacaaacaaacgaacgaaattttctgccctagttttcactaggaaaattttgtgggTTATTGCAACAAAATCTAagctatttctttattgaaagcaataaaatcaggattgtgcatccttgggaaaaagagattagggagtggagctcTATATCTATAATAAAATcagctagggattggtgccctaaatTGGAAAGATTGTCAGGTTATGCTCGAAAAATGgccgggttatgccggaaaagaaaaaagtccacgagttatgccggaaaaaggagaaggtcctcgggttatgctggggaggtctacgggttatgctggggaaggccatcgggttatgctggaaaagaaaaaggtcctcggattatgccggggaggtccacgggttatgctggaaaagaaaaagatccttaggttatgccggataggtccacgggttatgccggggaaggtcattgggttatgccagaaaataaaaaaggtcctcgggttatgccgagacccacgggttatgccgggaaaatcatcaggttatgccgaaaaaaggagaaggtcctcgggttatgccgaggaggtccacgggttatgcccgGGAAGGCCATTGGgctatgccggaaaagaaaaaggtccccGGGTGACGCCGGGAAAGTTCATCGGGTTGtaccagaaaagaaaaagatcctCGAGTTATGccaaggaggtccacgggttatgccggaaaagttcattgggttatgccggaaaagaaaaaggtcctcggtttatgccggggaggtccacgggttatgccagaaaagttcatcgggttatgccggaaaagaaaaagatcttcgggttatgccgaggaggtccacgggttattctGGGaaagttcatcgggttatgccggaaaagaaaaaggtcgtcgggttatgccaaggaggtttatgggttatgccgggaaaggtcatCAGGTTATTCCGGGaaggaaaaaggtcctcgggttatgctgggaaggaaaaaggtcctcaggttatgccggggaggtccacgggttatgccgggaatcaactagggagtggaaccctGTAATGGAGAagactaccaggttatgctgggagCGATTAGGGAATGAGACCCTATATTGGGAAAACATAGCTAGATATTGGAGgccctatgctaccatgattttgaattttcttcttctttcttttcattttactTTTAATAGTTTATTCAAGAGGATGCATGACGAGTTTCAAAGGGACTTCCCTTTTTGAGTTAACTTCTGCTGCAGGACCATTCTGGTCTCTGCGCACCTTGCTtttgttgcacctgcttcttgtgAGGTTAtcttggattgcacctgttttcaaatcaaagaacaatttgtcagtttgaaacagtggttggttttgtgaccttgattgttttgattacttgatctcggcccaactcttttgCTGAAATCCTTTACTGCTTGCTGGCTTTCTGGAGACCGATCTCTCTTCTAAAACCGAGTATCTTGacttttcccaaaatttcacATGACGGCTAACCCGTGTGGGGACTTGGCCTTTCTTATTTTACCTTTATGGTAGCTTAACTTTGGGTTTATTTCCTTTTCAAGAGTTTTTGACTTTGGAGCATCGGACATCAAGGCTAGTCG belongs to Nicotiana tabacum cultivar K326 chromosome 6, ASM71507v2, whole genome shotgun sequence and includes:
- the LOC142181906 gene encoding uncharacterized protein LOC142181906, which produces MVQKGYKIYTLTSREFIVSRDAVFKRDVYPFKHTDLPISSLLPILEFSSYDISDNRVIMHLQYDTITTPTTISPEHNDIEHSTDASISVEILDAATDVHLNTPLVELVVDVSPSVLPPEAPEPSRKSQRVSKPPLWMKDYVVQYQGKSNCCYPLSNYVSYSNISSAYSFILSAYSTIIELKTYKESIQNPKWIAAMRTSGVVERYKTRLVAKGYSQQEGLDYIETFSLVAKMVTVRSVIVVVATKHWPIFQMDIKNAFLQGYLVKEVYMEIPKGFSTQGGSGKVRRLHKLYGLKQAPRQWNKKLTDALLQLGFT